From the Paraflavitalea soli genome, the window GTTTTGCAATGGTCTGATTGGTATAAATGGAAAGCCGGGCTCTTTCTGGCTTATCAATGATAACCGGATCGGGTCGGCCATCGCTATTGAGGTCGCCTATAGAAATCCTGAACCTGAAATCCCTAAAACTATAGGTACCAGGAAAGTGGTTAACAGATGGTTCAAATTCAATATTGCCTGTCGTTGAAATATTGGTGAAGGTTACAAAGTGGAATTTATCAGTAGAAGCCGCTATTTCCGGTTTGCCATCGCCATTTAGATCGGCCAGGGTAAGGTCATAGGTTATTCCTGGCATGGCATATTCCTTTGCATTGGCAAAAGCGATCGTATTGCCGGTGCTGGTGTTCCTGAATACTTCTATTTTACTGCCACTCTGTGAGCCTGCCAGGATATCGGGCAAGCCATCACCATCCACATCGCCAGTAGTTAGTGTATAAGGTGTGTTGGCAGGCAGGGTGATAGCAGGAGTAAAGCCAACTTGGCCTTTTGTACTGGTGTTTTTATACACCGTTATGCTTCCGGTAGCAGGATTATACTGTATGATATCAGGCCGGCCATCGAGGTCAATATCAGCCAGGGCCAGATCGTATCCGCCGTAGGGTAAAGAAATCAGTTCAAAAGCCAGGCGACCGGGATCGCCTATATTCCTGTATACAAACATCACATCCTGGCAAGCAAATACCACATCTGTTTTTCCATCTTTATCTATATCATTCACTGCTACGGTATGGTAACTTCTTGCTTCGACGCCAGCACTAAAAGTAATACGTTCATTATCAAATAGGGAGGGTGCGCCAGGAGTAGAAGTATTCCTGTGGATCTCAATGGCACTTCCGGCTGATATGAATTCAGACTTTCCATCTCCATCCAGGTCAGCTAAAGTAAAAGAGGAGGTTAATGGGGCTGCTTTCAGAAAGGGGTCAAAAGACAAAGTATTACCAGTGCTTGTATTGACTAAAACATCGGTCTTAGCGTCGCCAAACCATCCATCGGTTATTAACAGATCCTCTTTGCCATCGTCATCTATATCAGCCACCGCCTTCTCATAATACTCACGCCATACGCCCGGTCCTTCTGTAGTAATATTGGTCTTTACAAAGGAAGCAGGTGTGATAGCGCCGCCACCTGCGAAAGTGGTTTGGAAAGTACGGGATGAAAAAGCCGTAAGGCCATTCGTCGTTACAGTAATATTGTGTGCAGTTGCGCCAGCGGGAACAGTAACGATCAGGGATGTGGAACTGGCAGCCGTTACTGTAGCGCGCAGGGAACCAAACATGACAATATTCTCTCCAGTCACGGGACGAAAATTCGTTCCAATAATCGTAACCGAGGTACCAATGGGTCCGGATGAGGGTGTAAAGGAGGTAATGGCAGGCGGATCAGCATAGGTAAAGCCTGCCCTTGAGGCCGTATTGCCCGGCGCTGATACCACAACACTGCCAGTAGCACCCAGGCCTACCTGGGCTGTCATGCTATCGGCCGTGATAACGGTAAAGGATACAGCTGGCATACCCCCAATGGTAACTCCTGTAACATCCAGGAGCGAAGTTCCTTTTATTTTAAGGATCGTACCCTGTGTACCTATTGCGGGTGAAAAAGTTGCAATGGCGGGAATAGCCGTATAACCGGACAACTGTGCGATACCGCCTTTAGTTCTGACCTCAACAACACCTGCTTTTCCTGAAGGTGCAATGACAGTTATAATAGTAGATGAAACGACTGTATAGGTAGCTTGTATACCTCCAATGGTAACGCTTTCAACTGCCAGAAAGTTGGAACCTGTAATCGTGATCACAGTACCGGCTGTGGCAGCAACCGGTGCAAAAGATGTTATTGCGGGAGGTGGCAAATAAGTAAATCCCGGCAAGGAGGCTATGCCTCTAAAGGGAGTAACCACTGCTATATTACCAGAGCTTCCGGTTCCCACAACAGCAGTAATGGTGTTATCGTCAACAACGGTAAATGAGCTGGCCGGTGTTCCTCCAAAAGATACGGCAGTGGCCCCGGTAAAATGCGCACCATTGATGGTTACAATGGTTGCCGGTTTGGCTGCCGGCGGTGTAAAGGAGGAAATGTAGGCGGGTTCATTATAGTCCTGGTACTGTATGGCGGTATCTGTATTAATTCCATTAGAAGCTACCAGCATAATGGTATCGCGCAAGGGATATGCTGACCGGATATATGATGCGTGATAAGTATTTGTTATCAGGGTATCATTCTTAAACCATTTAAAACTATAGCTGGTTTTGGAATGGTTGGTCAGGTTGACCGTTCCTGTGGTATACAGACCCGTCGTGTCTTTACTGAAGAATGCTTTGGGCAAGGGGGTGCCGCCGCCATTGGTGGAAAGCTCCAAAAAGCCATGTCCGCCACCGGCCCACAACTGGTTACTATTGTAACAGAAAAGATCATCCAGTCCAAACTGATCATAAGAAAAATTGTTATCCCTTGGCAAAGGCTCCCAGATCTTTCCTGCGTCGGTAGTTTTATACACAGTATAGGAAGTACCCAGGGAGTAGCCTGTTTGGTTGTCAGTAAAAATAAACTTTGGACTGAAAAAAAGAACGGCTGGATCGTTTTGCTTTGTCCAGGAAGCACCTCCGTTCACAGTCTGGTAGAATCCCTCCTTTGTACTTAACCACCCTGTGGTGGCTGTTAAAAAGTAAGCGCTGTATAAACTACCTGTTGGCAGGGTAACAGGCTGCCAGCTGGCGCCTCCATTGGTAGTCTTATACATATTGTTGGTGCCGTCACCGCCGATAGAAGTGGCACTAAAAATAAAAACATTGTTAGCGTCTATGGCCTGTACGTGATCCAGATCGCCGCCGGATGTTTGATTGTAAACAACTGACCAGGATTGACCACTATTCACCGTTTTCGTGACATGTTTTCGATCAATAGCGTATCCTACAGTACCGTTTTGCGGGAAGCTCATTGCTTCTATACCTGAGCCTATATTATTGGCATCTATAGGACGAAAATAAGCCACCCGAAAAGTGTTTCCACCATCAGTTGAACGAAATATGATTGCATCCCCAACCCTTTGGCCATACATAAGGATGGTTTGCTGATCAAGTGCCTGCATCCCATTGTTTACATATCCCAATAAACCGATGAGGGGGGATCCGGTGAAATCTATATTTCCGTTGGTAAGGTATTTCCGGGTAAAGCTGCGTCCGGAATCGGTTGTATATCCAATCCAGTCGTGAAAAGCTACATATCCTGCGGATGGAGAATAAAAACTAATGCTCTTTATGGGGTTATGCTCTGGGGAATCATCCAGGTACACCTGCCGCATCTGAGCATCGGCAACGGCTGTAATAAATTGGATAGCAAGGAATAATACACAAAAAAAGGGTACTCTTCCGCGAAAGAGTATGGATTTAGGGGGCATAAACAGGGAGTTTCGGGGTCCAAAAATAGCCGATCGCCTGTGATTGCAGAAATATTAAATATCCCTATCCGTTACCCTTCGCGGAAAAGTGGTTTCCTACCCCTTAGTTTTTTTAAATACCAGGTCCAGGCGAATGGGTACCAGGTCGGAAATAGCATCGTCCTTGAGATTGAGGAATATATTGCCCGACTTATAATTGACGCCCCATTTGGTACGGTCGATGATCATAGAGGCACGGGCCCTGATAAGTTCTCCGGTGGCCTGGAGGGTAGCCGGGAAGGTGATCTCGCGGACAATATTCTTAAGGTTGAGCTGACCGGTGATGGTAAAGCTGCTGTCGTTGGCGCCGGGCGTTGCTTTCAGCATCGTAAAATAAGCTTTGGGAAATCTTGGCACATCAAAGAAGTCGGGATCTTTTAAATGCTTTACCAGGCCATCTTCCGCTCCTCTGTTGTCCGGGTCGGTAGACAGGATGGTATTCATGTCGATCACAAAATAGCCACCCACCCATTTGCCACCGGCATCGGCTGCGAGGTTGCCCGATACAGGCCTCAAGGTACCTGCATGCCCACCTCCGGTAACAGTGTTGCCTTTCCAATATATAAAGCTTTCTTTTGGCTGCAGCTCATAACCTGTTGCCGCAGCAATGGGTTCAGGAGCTGCCACGGCTGCTGTAACCAGTTTGGCGGGGATGGCTTTTTCTGTCTCCCGGCAGGCGGTGAAATGATAAATACCGAACAGGCATAAGGCTGATAAAAGGAACTGTTGTGTACGCATAGTGCATTAAGTTTTAGGTGCAGACCAGGCGGAGGGCCTGTACTGCAAACCTAGCGGCACACCTGTGCAGGAGTGGTAAAAGGGTAGTAAATTCTATGTAAACGACTGTAAAATCTGTGCAAAGCCGGATCCTGGCGGCGTAAATACGCTATTTTTACGTATGCGATGGAAGACCCTGCTGGCTATGGCTGTAGCCCTTGTGCTGATCATTTCCTGGACCGCTACGCGGGAGGGGAAATCAATACCGGCTTATGACAAAGCGAATGAAATGATCATGATGCGGAATATCGGGCACCAGCTGCTCCTGCATGTGGGCGACTCCACTTCCCGCGTACTGCCTGTTCAACAGACCGGGGAACATGAATACGTATTGCGTTTTGCCAGCCCCTTCACTTTTGTTCCCGATTCGCTGGTAAAAGCCATCGACCGGGTGGTCAAAAAACACCGGCTCCCTCCTACCTACCTGGTGGAAGTGATCACCTGCCTCAACGATGATGTGGTATTTGGCTACTCTATTTTCAAGGATAGCACCAATAATATTGTGCCCTGTAGAGGCAGAGCCCAGGTAATGGGTTGCTATAAGATCAAACTGCAATTCCCTGCTACAGCTGAGGCCGCTGTCCCTGATTACTTCCTACCCGGCAGCCTGGCAGCCATCTGCTTATCCTTGCTGGTAAGATTCCTGTATAAAAAAAGGAACAACACCCATAGCGGAGGCGCGTCCATTGCATTCGCAACAGCGCCCGCCCCTGCAACGGCTACTACCGATCCCGATCCGGAACCAACGCTGGAAGTACCGGCTAATTTTATCCCACTGGGGCGCTACCGCTTTTATACAGGCAGGCAACAACTGCAATTTGACCAGGAGACGATACCGCTTACAGCCAAAGAATCGAAGTTGCTACAGGTTTTTGCCGCCAGTCCTAATGTAGTGATCGACCGCGACAGGTTGTTGAAAGAAGTGTGGGAAGATGAAGGGGTCATTACGGGACGCAGCCTAGACATGTTTGTGTCGAAGCTACGCAAGCGATTGCAATTGGATGCCGGTATCAGCATCATTAATGTACATGGCAAGGGATACAAACTGGCCATTGATGATTCAAAATAAAAAACCCTTCCCGATGGTTAGTCAGGGAAGGGATGTAAGGATAGAATAAGGCTCAAGGCTAACAGAAAAGAAGGTTTAATATCTTGAGTCGGAAAGTCCGTCCCGATAGCTATCGGGACGGAAGACCGAAAGAAAAACTTTTTAGGCGGCTTCGACAAGCTCAGCCCCGCTAAGGCGGGGTAAACTCTGGCAATTAGATCAGCCGGTCACTGTAGGCACATGGTCGTGCCGGTATATATTTATTTTACCCGGATAATCTCTCACTGTTTTATTCAGCACAAACCCGGCTTCCTGCAGGAGGTGATTGGACCTTCTGTCGGTAGCTGCTGCTTTACAAA encodes:
- a CDS encoding YceI family protein, encoding MRTQQFLLSALCLFGIYHFTACRETEKAIPAKLVTAAVAAPEPIAAATGYELQPKESFIYWKGNTVTGGGHAGTLRPVSGNLAADAGGKWVGGYFVIDMNTILSTDPDNRGAEDGLVKHLKDPDFFDVPRFPKAYFTMLKATPGANDSSFTITGQLNLKNIVREITFPATLQATGELIRARASMIIDRTKWGVNYKSGNIFLNLKDDAISDLVPIRLDLVFKKTKG
- a CDS encoding winged helix-turn-helix domain-containing protein, producing the protein MRWKTLLAMAVALVLIISWTATREGKSIPAYDKANEMIMMRNIGHQLLLHVGDSTSRVLPVQQTGEHEYVLRFASPFTFVPDSLVKAIDRVVKKHRLPPTYLVEVITCLNDDVVFGYSIFKDSTNNIVPCRGRAQVMGCYKIKLQFPATAEAAVPDYFLPGSLAAICLSLLVRFLYKKRNNTHSGGASIAFATAPAPATATTDPDPEPTLEVPANFIPLGRYRFYTGRQQLQFDQETIPLTAKESKLLQVFAASPNVVIDRDRLLKEVWEDEGVITGRSLDMFVSKLRKRLQLDAGISIINVHGKGYKLAIDDSK